In Chitinibacter sp. SCUT-21, a single genomic region encodes these proteins:
- a CDS encoding bifunctional (p)ppGpp synthetase/guanosine-3',5'-bis(diphosphate) 3'-pyrophosphohydrolase: protein MSVDSVLTIEDVPALASAPEVIEEANRFLTEHTAYLKQEDRQMLRAAFLFAENAHRGQMRRSGEPYISHPLAVATILTQWKLDAQALAGALLHDVMEDSGVTKLELTEKYGKAVAELVDGMSKIDKLEFQSKEEAQAENFRKMLLAMARDMRVMLIKLADRLHNMRTMDSMRADKQKRIARETMEIYAPIANRIGLNAVYQELDDLAFKYMHPRRHHVLSKALKAARGNRREVVQKILDSINSKLAAHQIEAQVSGREKNLFSIYRKMVEKHLSFSEVLDIYAFRVIVKDNAHCYLTLGALHALFKPIPGKFKDYIAIAKSNGYQSLHTTLFGPYGTPIEVQIRTPEMHRIADAGVASHWMYKSGDEGFSDVQQKTHQWLQSLLELQVESGDAVEFLEHLKVDLFPDQVYVFTPKGKILSLPNGATCVDFAYAVHTDVGHGCIAAKVNHELVPLRTKLKNGDHIEVVMAAHARPNPSWLAFVTTGKARSQIRHFLKTMRFDESVHLGERLLNQAFSALHQPLHVNDDIWEKYLRESGEKSREAVLADVGLGQKLAMVVAKRLLQLAGMWSDEGRQGKKPMSVSIRGTEGMAIQFARCCNPIPGDPILGFVKKDQGLVVHTHDCPQVSKGRIDAEKLIDVDWDPEVARLFDVPIKILAENERGTLAALAAAIAEADANIAAVSMGDSVESHERYLSVQFTLQVHDRIHLAKVLKKLRALPTVYRLQRVRA, encoded by the coding sequence ATGAGCGTAGACTCGGTACTCACCATCGAGGACGTGCCTGCTTTAGCGAGTGCACCTGAAGTGATTGAGGAAGCGAATCGCTTCCTCACCGAGCATACTGCTTACCTTAAACAAGAAGACCGCCAGATGTTACGGGCGGCTTTTTTGTTTGCGGAAAACGCCCATCGCGGCCAAATGCGTCGCTCGGGTGAACCCTATATTTCCCATCCATTGGCCGTTGCGACGATTCTGACGCAATGGAAACTTGATGCGCAGGCGCTAGCTGGTGCACTGCTCCACGATGTGATGGAAGATAGCGGCGTTACCAAGCTTGAATTAACCGAGAAATACGGCAAAGCAGTCGCTGAGCTGGTCGATGGCATGAGCAAAATCGACAAGCTGGAATTCCAAAGCAAAGAAGAAGCACAGGCGGAAAACTTTCGCAAAATGCTGCTAGCGATGGCGCGCGATATGCGCGTGATGCTGATTAAATTGGCCGATCGCTTGCACAATATGCGCACGATGGATTCGATGCGTGCGGATAAGCAAAAACGCATCGCGCGCGAAACGATGGAAATCTACGCACCGATTGCCAATCGCATCGGTTTAAATGCCGTTTACCAAGAATTGGACGATCTGGCATTTAAATATATGCACCCGCGCCGGCATCATGTGTTGTCCAAAGCGCTCAAAGCCGCACGTGGCAATCGCCGCGAGGTAGTGCAAAAAATCCTCGACTCGATTAATAGCAAATTGGCTGCCCATCAAATTGAGGCGCAAGTGTCGGGGCGGGAGAAAAACTTGTTTTCGATTTATCGCAAGATGGTCGAAAAACACCTGAGTTTTTCTGAGGTTTTGGATATTTACGCGTTTCGCGTCATCGTGAAAGACAACGCGCATTGCTATTTAACGCTCGGCGCTTTGCATGCGCTGTTTAAGCCGATTCCGGGCAAATTTAAAGATTACATTGCGATTGCCAAAAGCAATGGCTACCAAAGTCTACATACGACCTTGTTTGGCCCCTACGGTACGCCGATTGAAGTGCAAATTCGCACGCCAGAAATGCATCGCATCGCCGATGCGGGCGTCGCGAGCCACTGGATGTATAAAAGTGGCGACGAAGGTTTTTCTGATGTGCAGCAAAAAACGCATCAATGGCTGCAATCTCTGTTGGAGCTACAAGTCGAATCGGGCGATGCGGTTGAGTTTCTGGAGCATCTGAAAGTCGATCTGTTCCCCGATCAGGTGTATGTGTTTACGCCTAAAGGCAAGATTCTTAGCCTGCCCAACGGTGCGACTTGTGTCGATTTTGCCTACGCGGTGCACACCGACGTCGGCCATGGCTGTATTGCCGCCAAGGTCAATCACGAGCTGGTGCCGCTGCGTACCAAATTAAAAAATGGCGACCATATCGAAGTGGTGATGGCGGCGCATGCGCGACCGAATCCAAGCTGGTTGGCGTTTGTCACCACCGGCAAAGCGCGCTCGCAAATTCGCCATTTCTTGAAAACAATGCGTTTTGACGAGTCGGTGCATTTGGGCGAGCGTTTGCTTAATCAAGCGTTCTCGGCCTTGCATCAGCCGCTGCATGTGAATGACGATATCTGGGAAAAATACCTGCGCGAAAGCGGTGAAAAATCACGCGAAGCAGTATTGGCCGATGTCGGCTTGGGGCAAAAATTGGCGATGGTCGTCGCCAAGCGTTTGTTGCAATTGGCGGGCATGTGGTCGGACGAAGGCCGCCAAGGCAAAAAACCAATGTCGGTGTCGATTCGTGGCACCGAAGGCATGGCGATTCAGTTTGCACGTTGCTGCAACCCAATACCGGGGGACCCTATCCTTGGCTTTGTGAAGAAAGATCAGGGCTTAGTGGTGCATACCCACGATTGCCCGCAAGTATCAAAAGGGCGCATCGATGCGGAAAAACTGATCGACGTGGATTGGGATCCGGAAGTCGCGCGCCTATTTGACGTGCCGATCAAAATTTTGGCCGAAAACGAGCGAGGAACGCTGGCAGCGCTCGCCGCAGCGATTGCCGAAGCGGATGCCAATATTGCTGCCGTGAGCATGGGCGATTCGGTTGAATCTCATGAACGATATCTGAGCGTGCAATTTACCTTGCAAGTGCACGATAGGATTCATCTGGCCAAAGTCTTGAAAAAACTGCGAGCCCTACCAACAGTTTATCGTCTACAACGAGTTAGGGCATAG
- a CDS encoding YicC family protein has product MIYSMTGYASSQRELSHGVLAVELRAVNHRFLDLSLRLPEEFRALEGAIREKLTGRLNRGKLECRVSWGTKDGAVSQLRLNNALVAELLRLADQVKEHQATAGDLRMGEILRWPGVIESDALPSEILQSTALELLDLALDDFLASRAREGEKLGAILLARADEMEDVLAQIKPRLPQIVEEYEAKLKQRFVDAIGTADDDRIRQEMVLFAQKIDVQEEVDRLHTHIAELRRIVKTGGNAGKRLDFLMQELNREANTFGSKSISVDTTKVAMTLKVLIEQMREQIQNIE; this is encoded by the coding sequence ATGATTTATAGCATGACCGGCTACGCCAGTAGTCAACGTGAATTATCGCATGGTGTTTTAGCCGTTGAGTTGCGGGCCGTCAATCATCGGTTTTTGGATCTAAGTCTACGTTTACCAGAGGAATTTCGTGCACTGGAAGGCGCTATCCGCGAAAAGCTCACAGGGCGCCTCAATCGCGGCAAGCTCGAATGCCGTGTGAGCTGGGGCACAAAAGACGGGGCAGTAAGCCAGTTGCGTCTAAACAACGCTTTGGTCGCTGAATTATTAAGGCTTGCAGACCAAGTCAAGGAGCATCAAGCAACTGCAGGTGATTTGCGGATGGGTGAAATTTTGCGCTGGCCCGGTGTGATTGAATCGGACGCGTTGCCAAGTGAAATTCTGCAAAGCACGGCGTTAGAGCTGTTAGATTTAGCGCTTGATGATTTTCTGGCATCCCGCGCTCGTGAAGGTGAAAAATTAGGCGCCATTTTGCTGGCGCGTGCCGACGAAATGGAAGATGTGCTCGCGCAAATCAAACCGCGTTTACCGCAAATTGTTGAAGAGTATGAAGCGAAACTCAAGCAGCGTTTTGTTGATGCTATTGGTACAGCGGATGACGATAGAATTCGCCAAGAAATGGTGCTGTTTGCCCAAAAAATCGATGTCCAAGAAGAAGTGGATCGCCTGCACACACACATCGCAGAATTACGCCGTATCGTGAAAACCGGCGGAAACGCCGGCAAACGTTTAGATTTTCTGATGCAAGAGCTCAACCGCGAAGCGAATACCTTCGGCTCGAAATCAATTTCAGTCGATACAACTAAAGTCGCAATGACGTTGAAAGTGCTGATCGAGCAAATGCGCGAGCAAATTCAAAATATTGAGTAA
- a CDS encoding thiazole synthase: MSDTFQIAGKTYQSRLIVGTGKYKDFAQTRAAVDESGAEIITVAIRRVNIGQDASQPSLLDALPPSQFTYLPNTAGCYNADDAVRTLRLARELLDDHRLVKLEVLGDPNTLYPNVRETLKAAEVLVKDGFDVMVYTSDDPIIAKELEQIGCCAIMPLASLIGSGMGILNPWNLRLIIDSAKVPVLIDAGVGTASDAAVAMELGCDGILMNTAIAGAQDPIRMARAMKLAVQAGRDAFLAGRVPRKLYSADPSSPTSGLIAAK; this comes from the coding sequence ATGAGTGATACTTTTCAAATTGCGGGTAAAACCTATCAATCACGCTTGATTGTCGGTACTGGTAAATACAAAGACTTTGCCCAAACGCGCGCTGCCGTGGATGAATCGGGCGCAGAAATCATTACCGTGGCGATTCGCCGCGTCAATATCGGCCAAGATGCATCGCAACCCTCGTTGCTCGACGCGCTGCCACCGTCGCAATTTACTTATTTACCAAATACCGCCGGCTGCTACAACGCCGACGACGCGGTACGCACGCTCCGTTTGGCGCGCGAATTGCTCGACGACCATCGCTTGGTGAAACTTGAAGTGTTGGGCGACCCAAACACGCTGTATCCAAATGTGCGTGAAACCTTGAAAGCGGCGGAAGTGCTGGTGAAAGACGGTTTTGACGTGATGGTGTACACGTCGGACGATCCGATCATTGCGAAAGAGCTGGAGCAAATCGGCTGCTGCGCGATCATGCCGTTGGCCTCCTTAATCGGCTCGGGCATGGGCATTTTGAACCCGTGGAATCTGCGCCTGATTATTGATTCGGCTAAGGTGCCGGTGTTGATCGATGCTGGCGTGGGTACCGCATCGGACGCCGCAGTGGCGATGGAACTCGGTTGTGACGGTATTTTGATGAACACCGCGATTGCCGGCGCGCAAGACCCAATCCGCATGGCGCGCGCAATGAAACTAGCGGTGCAAGCCGGTCGCGACGCCTTCCTCGCCGGTCGCGTGCCACGCAAGCTGTACAGCGCTGATCCATCGAGCCCAACCTCGGGTCTGATCGCCGCGAAGTAA
- a CDS encoding mechanosensitive ion channel produces the protein MLQRLFALSVLLCCLQAHAISIPGFSGSSISAETSAEPTASSNNSLDEKMTLIRQKLEHAQTLYEQLKQSDKDSDPLIYNRLYLYEIQMTAYRQHLAALTGQKAQEGLAQKQAPVETIASSVLAINQQRQSLQTNQLAVRNLMALLETQEGLLTEQQDVLADSQAQLRRKSETLEQAKPENRAAALKDVQLAQLQVETRTAVLKSMEERQKYTRAQLQFSREQQEALVLALKDQPLQPKLNDSEFKQVQAQIEKQRQRISSQIARLSDMKQEWLKQVDELSAQRQALLAEKEQLAKKSASRVTTRSEDDINTELNEVTKLEQINYLRLENNSLSIGILLDVLNGYTLEHAFWQMYFNISQNINQVDLNDFQRNTLKWDVHLSTISSEVQQAITVAQMQAQQLEDQDELSLVERKLWQERAEVLSEAAAELSRLRLLIQRWGEQFNVKKTDQSVQERAGLWKERLQKNIDAFWHYELFSVADTLQVDGQVVSISRGVTVGKLVFAILLMLIGFFLILKLAHWFEAYLIRRFNYQAIVVRIAKRWILAVAFIILLINSLLLVRIPLTVFAFMGGAIAIGLGFGMQTLLKNLISGLMMILERPFKPGDTVEVGNLRGTVVDMSVRAAVIRDINGIETLVPNSTFLEQNVTNWTYSSNLVRQSVKVGVAYGSDVRLVSKLLAEDIERHGQICKEPHYEILLEDFGADALMFGVHYWIDITAGTLGRQVASDLRFMIEASLRKNHIEIAFPQRDVHVDIAQPIELRIQRNQNNAQ, from the coding sequence ATGCTTCAGCGCTTGTTTGCCCTTTCAGTTTTGTTATGTTGCCTGCAAGCGCATGCCATCTCGATACCCGGCTTCTCTGGCTCCAGCATCAGCGCCGAAACGAGCGCCGAGCCAACGGCCTCCAGCAATAACAGCCTCGATGAAAAAATGACGCTGATTCGGCAAAAACTCGAACACGCACAAACGCTGTATGAGCAGCTAAAGCAATCCGACAAAGACAGCGATCCACTGATCTATAACCGTTTGTATTTGTATGAAATACAAATGACGGCTTACCGCCAACACTTGGCGGCGTTAACAGGGCAAAAAGCGCAAGAAGGCTTAGCACAAAAACAAGCACCCGTAGAGACCATTGCAAGCAGTGTATTGGCGATTAATCAGCAGCGACAATCACTGCAAACCAATCAACTGGCGGTGCGCAATTTAATGGCCTTGCTTGAAACACAAGAAGGCTTACTCACCGAGCAGCAAGATGTATTAGCGGACAGCCAAGCGCAGTTGCGGCGCAAAAGCGAAACTTTAGAGCAGGCTAAACCCGAAAATCGTGCGGCCGCCCTCAAAGACGTGCAACTGGCCCAGTTGCAAGTGGAAACTCGCACCGCCGTATTAAAATCGATGGAAGAACGCCAAAAATATACTCGGGCACAATTGCAATTTAGTCGTGAGCAACAAGAAGCACTCGTCCTGGCGCTGAAAGACCAACCATTGCAGCCCAAATTAAACGACAGCGAATTCAAGCAAGTTCAAGCCCAAATCGAGAAACAACGCCAACGAATTAGCAGCCAGATTGCGCGCTTAAGTGATATGAAACAAGAATGGCTCAAACAGGTTGATGAGCTCAGTGCCCAGCGACAAGCCTTGCTCGCAGAAAAAGAGCAATTAGCCAAAAAATCGGCCTCTCGAGTGACCACGCGCAGCGAAGATGATATCAATACCGAATTAAATGAAGTCACCAAATTGGAGCAAATTAATTATTTGCGCCTAGAAAATAACTCATTGAGTATTGGCATCTTGCTCGATGTCTTAAATGGCTACACTCTTGAGCACGCGTTCTGGCAAATGTATTTCAATATCAGCCAGAACATCAATCAGGTTGATCTGAATGACTTTCAGCGCAACACCCTCAAATGGGATGTCCACCTCAGCACTATTTCCTCCGAAGTACAACAAGCGATTACGGTTGCGCAAATGCAAGCGCAACAATTAGAAGATCAGGATGAATTAAGCTTGGTTGAGCGCAAATTATGGCAAGAACGTGCCGAAGTCTTAAGCGAAGCAGCCGCAGAATTATCACGTTTGCGCTTACTGATTCAACGCTGGGGCGAGCAGTTTAACGTTAAAAAAACCGATCAAAGCGTACAAGAACGGGCAGGATTATGGAAAGAACGGCTGCAGAAAAATATTGATGCTTTTTGGCATTACGAATTATTCAGTGTGGCTGACACCTTGCAAGTTGACGGCCAAGTTGTCTCCATCTCGCGCGGCGTAACGGTCGGTAAATTGGTATTTGCCATTCTGCTGATGCTGATCGGCTTCTTCCTTATCCTTAAATTAGCGCATTGGTTTGAAGCTTATTTAATTCGCCGTTTTAACTATCAAGCCATCGTCGTGCGGATCGCAAAACGCTGGATTTTGGCGGTGGCGTTTATTATTTTGCTGATTAATTCGCTACTGCTGGTGCGCATTCCGCTCACCGTGTTTGCCTTTATGGGCGGCGCGATTGCAATTGGTTTAGGCTTTGGTATGCAAACGCTGCTCAAAAACTTAATCAGTGGCTTGATGATGATTTTAGAGCGCCCTTTCAAACCGGGCGATACCGTTGAAGTGGGCAATTTACGCGGCACAGTCGTCGATATGAGCGTGCGTGCCGCCGTGATTCGCGACATTAATGGCATCGAAACACTGGTACCCAACAGCACGTTTCTAGAGCAAAACGTCACCAACTGGACATATAGCAGCAATCTTGTTCGCCAGTCGGTCAAAGTTGGCGTTGCATATGGCAGCGATGTACGACTTGTTTCCAAGTTGCTGGCCGAGGACATCGAACGACACGGGCAAATCTGCAAAGAGCCTCATTATGAAATCTTGCTAGAAGACTTTGGCGCTGATGCCTTGATGTTTGGAGTGCATTACTGGATAGACATCACGGCCGGCACCTTGGGGCGGCAAGTGGCCAGTGATTTACGTTTTATGATTGAAGCGTCACTACGCAAAAACCACATTGAAATTGCCTTCCCACAGCGTGATGTTCATGTGGACATTGCCCAACCGATCGAGTTGAGAATTCAGCGCAATCAAAACAACGCCCAGTAA
- a CDS encoding GNAT family N-acetyltransferase — protein MMPTVRYASLDDLDLIAPLFAAYRVFYEQAYDLATARAFIAERLALRESVILLALDEKDDAGAALGFIQLYPIFSSIAAQRIWLLSDLFVSDAAREQGVARQLMNKATQHARDSGAAWLELSTAHTNTKAQALYESLGYQLDTVYRYYSLAAN, from the coding sequence ATGATGCCTACTGTTCGCTACGCTTCGCTCGATGATTTAGATTTAATCGCGCCGCTGTTTGCGGCATACCGCGTGTTTTATGAGCAAGCCTACGATTTAGCGACGGCACGCGCATTTATCGCTGAGCGCTTGGCTTTACGTGAATCGGTGATTTTGCTCGCGCTGGATGAGAAGGACGACGCTGGTGCTGCGCTTGGGTTTATCCAGCTTTACCCGATTTTTAGCTCGATCGCAGCGCAGCGTATTTGGCTGCTCTCTGATTTATTTGTCAGCGACGCCGCGCGTGAGCAGGGCGTGGCGCGCCAGTTAATGAATAAAGCGACGCAACACGCACGTGATTCAGGCGCGGCATGGTTAGAGCTTTCAACCGCGCACACCAATACCAAAGCGCAAGCCCTGTACGAATCGCTCGGTTATCAGCTCGATACTGTGTACCGCTATTACAGCCTAGCGGCGAATTAA
- the thiS gene encoding sulfur carrier protein ThiS, translating to MMQISINGAARECAEPLSVAQLIVELELTGKRIAIERNGEIVPKSQHATIQLVDGDVLEMVVAVGGG from the coding sequence ATGATGCAAATTTCTATTAACGGTGCGGCGCGTGAATGCGCCGAGCCACTGAGTGTGGCCCAATTGATTGTCGAATTAGAGCTGACCGGCAAGCGCATTGCCATTGAGCGCAATGGCGAAATCGTGCCGAAAAGTCAGCACGCCACCATACAGCTTGTTGATGGCGACGTGCTCGAGATGGTGGTGGCCGTCGGCGGTGGTTAA
- the gmk gene encoding guanylate kinase produces the protein MAKGNLFVVTAPSGAGKTTLVAALLAADANVQLSISYTTRAPRAGEVDGKDYHFVERAEFERMIAAGELLEHAEVYGNYYGTSQVWINDVIQNGRDILLEIDWQGAQQVRRLFPDAIGLFVLPPSLETLENRLRNRGKDSEEVIAKRMAVAREECSHVDEFDFVIVNGHIDDAVRDIVAVVRAARLNLAQQSKRHTALISSLKG, from the coding sequence ATGGCCAAAGGTAATTTATTTGTTGTAACCGCCCCATCTGGCGCAGGAAAGACCACTTTAGTGGCTGCGCTGCTGGCGGCTGATGCCAATGTTCAGCTGTCAATTTCATACACCACGCGTGCGCCACGTGCGGGCGAGGTGGATGGTAAAGATTACCACTTTGTTGAACGCGCCGAATTCGAGCGCATGATTGCCGCGGGTGAGTTGCTCGAGCATGCCGAGGTGTACGGTAATTACTACGGTACATCGCAAGTTTGGATCAATGATGTGATTCAAAATGGCCGCGATATTTTGCTGGAAATCGACTGGCAAGGCGCACAACAAGTGCGTCGTTTATTCCCCGATGCGATCGGCCTGTTTGTGTTGCCACCTTCGCTGGAAACTTTGGAAAACCGTTTGCGCAATCGTGGTAAAGACAGTGAAGAAGTAATCGCGAAACGGATGGCCGTGGCGCGCGAAGAGTGCAGTCATGTCGATGAGTTCGATTTTGTGATCGTCAACGGGCACATCGACGACGCGGTACGCGATATCGTGGCCGTAGTGCGCGCTGCGCGTTTGAATTTGGCGCAACAATCAAAACGTCATACCGCTTTGATTTCAAGCCTGAAAGGCTAA
- a CDS encoding protein phosphatase 2C domain-containing protein: MKFTVFQDSRKGGREYNQDRVGYSYSRDALLLVVADGMGGHLHGEVAAQITVELLSDQFQKKATPIIQSPVQFLADALLNCHEAIYNYAIAQHLLEIPRTTVVACIIQDEMAYWAHVGDSRLYLIRDGFTVAQTRDHSKVQKLVESGVITSEQALHHAEKNKIYNCLGGTLMPDIDIGGRVALQDGDCVLLCTDGLWGSLADDEITHFLSSFPVMFAVPQLLDKAELRGGKFGDNLTALAINWHESDFHDDPSFVSTVKLDQNTVSTHIDPLSANSTPAISDEDIEKAIAEIQAAINKYSK, from the coding sequence ATGAAATTTACCGTCTTTCAAGATAGCCGCAAGGGTGGCCGTGAATACAATCAAGACCGCGTTGGCTATTCCTACAGTCGCGATGCTTTACTGCTGGTCGTGGCCGACGGCATGGGCGGCCATTTGCACGGTGAAGTGGCAGCACAAATCACCGTCGAATTGCTCAGCGATCAGTTTCAAAAGAAAGCCACACCAATTATTCAAAGCCCAGTGCAGTTTTTAGCCGACGCGCTACTCAATTGCCACGAAGCCATTTACAACTACGCGATTGCGCAGCACTTATTGGAAATTCCGCGCACCACGGTAGTGGCGTGCATTATCCAAGACGAAATGGCGTATTGGGCGCACGTTGGCGATTCACGGCTGTATTTAATTCGCGATGGTTTTACCGTTGCCCAAACGAGAGATCATTCTAAGGTACAAAAGCTGGTTGAATCGGGCGTAATCACGTCCGAGCAGGCGCTACATCACGCCGAAAAGAACAAAATCTACAATTGTCTTGGCGGCACCTTAATGCCCGATATTGATATTGGCGGGCGTGTAGCACTGCAGGATGGCGATTGTGTCTTGCTTTGCACCGATGGTTTATGGGGCTCGCTAGCGGATGATGAAATCACGCATTTCTTAAGTTCTTTCCCCGTGATGTTTGCCGTACCGCAATTACTTGATAAGGCAGAATTGCGCGGTGGCAAATTTGGCGATAACTTGACTGCACTCGCAATCAATTGGCACGAAAGTGATTTTCACGATGACCCTAGCTTTGTCTCGACCGTCAAACTCGATCAGAACACTGTCAGCACCCATATCGACCCACTAAGCGCCAACTCGACCCCGGCGATTAGCGATGAAGACATTGAAAAAGCCATTGCTGAAATACAGGCCGCCATCAATAAATATTCAAAATAA
- a CDS encoding serine/threonine protein kinase, which produces MATPSNQPLSRGFQLQNYTIAKLLSAGGFSIVYLAHDENDYPVAIKEYLPNSLALRKEGVAVQATSDENIALFRHGLKCFFEEGKTLARIQHPNIVRVLNFFRANETVYMVMEYERGRTLQKEIQLNHEREGVDEKLIRSVFYNLLNGLREVHLNKLLHLDIKPANIYIRKDGSPVLLDFGSARQTLTTEHSRLTPMYTPGFAAPEQYRRKDQLGPWTDIYGVGASMFACIAGTAPQASDAREKEDKVQRLELMYGDRYSPELLNLIHQCIAVDPTERPQSVLQIQKALLETGSPPNKKSNFLNSIKRRWQDLTRPKRKGDE; this is translated from the coding sequence ATGGCCACCCCTAGCAATCAACCGCTTTCACGCGGCTTCCAACTGCAAAACTATACGATTGCCAAGCTACTCTCAGCCGGCGGCTTTAGTATTGTCTATTTAGCGCACGATGAAAACGACTATCCGGTCGCGATCAAAGAATATTTGCCCAACTCGCTCGCGCTGCGCAAAGAAGGCGTCGCAGTGCAAGCTACCAGTGATGAAAACATCGCGCTGTTTCGCCATGGCCTGAAATGCTTTTTTGAAGAAGGCAAAACGCTGGCGCGTATTCAGCACCCTAATATCGTCCGCGTACTAAATTTTTTCCGCGCCAATGAAACCGTGTATATGGTGATGGAATACGAGCGCGGCCGCACTTTGCAAAAAGAGATTCAGCTCAATCACGAGCGCGAAGGCGTCGACGAAAAGCTCATTCGCAGCGTGTTTTATAATTTGCTCAATGGCTTGCGTGAAGTTCATCTGAACAAGCTGCTGCATTTGGATATCAAGCCCGCGAATATTTACATCCGCAAAGATGGCTCGCCGGTATTACTCGATTTTGGCTCGGCACGTCAAACGCTGACCACCGAACATTCACGCCTGACACCGATGTACACGCCGGGCTTTGCTGCGCCGGAACAATATCGCCGCAAAGATCAGCTCGGCCCGTGGACCGACATTTATGGTGTAGGCGCATCGATGTTTGCCTGCATTGCGGGTACCGCACCACAAGCGTCAGATGCACGCGAAAAAGAAGATAAAGTTCAGCGCCTTGAATTGATGTATGGCGATCGCTACTCGCCCGAACTACTTAATTTGATTCATCAGTGCATCGCAGTTGATCCAACTGAACGGCCACAAAGTGTGCTGCAAATTCAGAAAGCTTTGCTTGAGACCGGTTCACCCCCCAATAAAAAGTCGAATTTCTTGAATTCCATCAAACGTCGATGGCAAGATTTGACCCGCCCAAAGCGCAAAGGTGACGAATGA
- the rpoZ gene encoding DNA-directed RNA polymerase subunit omega, translating to MARITVEDCLDRIPNRFDLTLAAAYRARQLENGSSPQVDNNGRDKPTVLALREMAAGLVGVEILTRNRG from the coding sequence ATGGCGCGTATCACGGTTGAAGATTGTCTGGATCGTATTCCAAACCGTTTCGATTTGACTTTGGCTGCAGCATACCGTGCTCGCCAACTCGAAAATGGTTCATCGCCGCAAGTGGATAACAACGGCCGCGATAAACCAACCGTTTTGGCTTTGCGCGAAATGGCAGCAGGCCTCGTTGGGGTTGAAATTCTGACTCGCAATCGCGGTTAA